A part of Capsicum annuum cultivar UCD-10X-F1 chromosome 6, UCD10Xv1.1, whole genome shotgun sequence genomic DNA contains:
- the LOC107875233 gene encoding pectinesterase 4 — MVGKIVVSLVSLFLVVGVVLGVAMVLHKGAKDDAEQSPKVQMKASIEEFCKPAEFQMACFKSLDSVAKNNSATIKDYLLASLQVTGIEIKKSLGLVEKSNPIDNKTDPYNHMAVEDCKELLQYAVEELQDSYSMVGDTELRSLGDRGSELLNWLGAVYSYQSMCLDGIIGKPDYKETLENGMQNATQLTHNAINIIAKISTVHLPAFNDSTSTTTASISNATKNHRRRLLGYPTWFRVADRKLLAGGRHNRVPHAVVAKDGSGRYSTVAAALAAYPNNHRGKYIVYVKAGVYDEHIIISKKQPNVFIYGDGAGKTIITGHRNFGIMKIPTQDTATFAVIGNGFIAMGITFRNTAGPQGHQAVALRINGDMAAVFDCSIEGYQDTLYYQNHRQFYRNCVISGTIDFIFGRGSAIIQNSLIIARKPSDNQFNTITADGKEIASKLGGLVFQNCRIVPERELFADRFKLATYLGRPWKPYATTVFMESELGDFIRPEGWMIWQGKSFEQTCHFYEFANRGPGAITNKRNRSFKNFRLINPVEAIQYTAGRWINGYLWLKHTGAPFYLGLGGR; from the exons atgGTGGGAAAAATAGTGGTTTCATTGGTGTCTTTGTTTCTTGTGGTGGGTGTTGTATTGGGAGTGGCGATGGTCCTGCACAAAGGTGCAAAAGATGATGCTGAACAAAGCCCCAAAGTCCAAATGAAGGCATCCATTGAGGAGTTCTGTAAACCTGCGGAATTCCAAATGGCTTGTTTTAAGAGCCTTGATTCAGTGGCTAAGAACAATAGTGCCACCATTAAAGACTACCTGTTGGCTTCATTGCAAGTCACGGGGATTGAAATCAAGAAATCTTTAGGGCTGGTGGAGAAGAGTAATCCCATCGACAATAAGACGGATCCCTACAATCACATGGCAGTAGAGGATTGCAAAGAGTTGTTGCAATATGCGGTCGAGGAACTCCAGGATTCCTACTCTATGGTTGGAGATACCGAATTGCGTTCCCTTGGGGATCGTGGGAGTGAACTGTTGAACTGGTTGGGTGCGGTCTACTCCTATCAAAGCATGTGCCTGGATGGTATAATCGGTAAGCCTGATTacaaagaaaccttagaaaatggCATGCAAAATGCAACCCAACTGACCCACAACGCAATCAACATTATAGCAAAGATTTCAACCGTCCATCTCCCAGCCTTCAACGACTCAACCAGTACTACAACTGCATCAATATCTAATGCTACTAAAAATCACCGTCGTCGCCTCCTTGGTTACCCTACGTGGTTCCGAGTTGCTGACCGTAAACTTTTAGCAGGAGGACGACATAACAGAGTTCCTCATGCAGTGGTCGCCAAGGATGGCAGCGGCCGGTACAGCACCGTTGCCGCTGCGCTCGCTGCCTATCCTAATAATCATAGAGGTAAATACATAGTCTATGTCAAAGCTGGAGTCTATGACGAGCATATCATCATCTCTAAGAAGCAACCAAACGTCTTCATCTATGGCGATGGAGCAGGGAAAACAATCATCACCGGGCATAGAAACTTCGGTATCATGAAAATACCCACCCAAGACACTGCTACTTTCG CTGTTATTGGCAATGGGTTCATTGCTATGGGAATTACGTTCCGCAACACTGCTGGTCCGCAAGGACACCAAGCTGTGGCTCTTAGAATTAATGGCGATATGGCTGCTGTCTTTGACTGCAGCATTGAAGGTTATCAAGACACCTTGTACTATCAAAACCATCGCCAATTTTATCGCAACTGCGTCATTTCTGGTACCATAGATTTCATCTTTGGCCGTGGATCAGCAATAATTCAAAATAGTTTGATCATAGCGAGGAAACCTTCGGACAACCAGTTCAACACGATTACTGCTGATGGCAAAGAAATAGCCAGTAAACTTGGTGGGTTGGTGTTCCAGAACTGCAGAATCGTTCCAGAAAGGGAATTGTTTGCGGATAGGTTCAAGCTAGCGACTTACTTGGGCCGTCCCTGGAAGCCCTATGCAACTACGGTATTCATGGAGAGCGAATTGGGTGATTTCATCCGCCCAGAAGGTTGGATGATTTGGCAAGGCAAATCATTCGAGCAGACATGTCATTTCTATGAGTTTGCCAACCGCGGACCGGGTGCTATCACCAATAAAAGGAACAGGAGCTTCAAGAATTTCCGTCTTATTAACCCAGTCGAAGCTATTCAATACACAGCTGGCCGCTGGATTAATGGATATCTCTGGTTGAAGCACACTGGTGCACCTTTTTACCTTGGCCTCGGAGGAAGATAA